DNA from Kitasatospora herbaricolor:
CGGGTCGGTGACGGCCCGCAGCGAGCGGACGGTGGAGCGGCGGGACAGGTAGCCGCCGCGCCGTGGCGGGCAGCCGGCCATCGCCCGGGCACCCCAGTGCAGATGCGTGATGAAAGGGCTCTCCGGCGCCGCGCCCGGGGCCTGCGGGTGGTGCATGTCGAGCAGCGCGAACAGCACGTTGGTCAGCTGCAGCGACATCACCGGCAGGACGGGCGGCAGTTCGGGCAGCCGGGCGAAGAACTCCTGCGGCGCCACCAGGGCGCCCACGGTCAGCATGACGGCCTCGGCGAGGGCCCGGGCCGAGGGGTAGCGGTGGCCCTCCAGCAGGTAGCCGGCGCCGTCCGGCCGCAGGTCGCAGCGGCCCACCTCGCCGTCGAGCCGGACGGCCTGGCTGATCAGCTCGGCGAAGGCCTGGTTGCGGCCCTGCACCGCCGCCTGCTCGATCAGCAGGGTGAGCATGTCGGTGACCAGCGGGGCGTTGTCGGTGAGGGCGGCGGCCCACTGCTTGAAGCGGTAGCCCGGCAGCGCGAGCATCCGCTGCCAGTGCAGTTCGACCAGCGGGACGAGCTGCCCGTCCACCTCGGCCTGCACCAGCGGGCAGAACAGCGGCTTGGAGCGGTCCCGCGGGGCGAAGCCCCGGCCGTCCCAGGTGTACAGCGGCAGGGTGTGCCGCTTGCCCTGGTCGATCAGCGAACCCGGTTGGTACGCCTCGTCGCCGCCCTCGGTGTCCGCCTCGGTCCGGGTGAAGCCGTAGATCAGCGGGTAGCCGTAACCTCCGCCGCAGATGGCGGTGTTGAAGTCCATCGGCCCGGAGCGTCCGGCGGCGATGTCCTCCCAGTTGCCCAGGTGGCCGGTGCGCGGCGGCAGCAGGGCGGGGTCGGCGTCCAGCGCGTCGAGGACGGCGCCGACGGGCACGTCGTGGTTGCCGAGGTGCACCGGGACGAAGGTCTTGGTCCCGGCGGTGAGCGCGTCGGCGCCGGCCGCGGCGCGCAGGCCGAGGCGGTCCAGGATGTGGGTGCTCACCGGGCGCCCTCCTCGGCGTGCAGCCGCGCCAGCAGGTACGGCAGCGTGCCACCGGCCAGCAGGACGTCCCACTCCCCCGCCGACCGCACGTCGGCACGGACGGTGAACTCCCGCCCGTCGGCGCCGATCCGCACCTCGCCGCTCGTCCGGACGCCGTCCGGGTCTAGGGCGAACTCCTCGTGGCCGGTCAGCCCGAGGCCCGCTCGGCCCCCCTCGGGCAGCAGCAGCGGCAGGATGCCCATCGCGCACAGGTTGGCCCGGTGGATGCGCTCGAAGCTCTCCGCCAGCACCGCCCGGACGCCCAGCAGCCAGGGGCCCTTGGCGGCCCAGTCCCGCGAGGAGCCCATGCCGTAGCTGCGGCCGGCCAGCACGATCAGCGGGGTGCCGGCCGCGGCGTAGCGCTCCGCCGCCTCGAAGACGGGCAGCCGATCGCCACTCGGCAGGTGCAGGGTGGTGCCGCCGCTGTCGCCGTCGCCGATCAGCGCGTTGCGCAGCCGCGGGTTGCTGAAGGTGCCGCGGGCCATCACCTCGTGGTTGCCGCGGCGCGAGCCGTAGGAGTTGAAGTCGCGCACGCCCCGGTCGAGCAGGTGGCGGCCGGCGGGCGAGCCGGCGGGGATGGCGCCGACCGGCGAGATGTGGTCGGTGCTGATGTCGTCGCCGAGCACCAGCAGGGCGCGGGCGCCGGTGAGCGGGCCGAGGCCCGGGCCCGGGTCGACGTAGGCGGGGGGACGGATGTAGGTGGAGTCCGCGTCCCAGGCGAAGACCTCGCCGCCGGGTGCGGCGATCGCCTGCCAGGCAGGCCCGGGCGCCTCGTCCTGCGCGAACATCCCGGGGGTGACGAACCGGTCCTCCAGCTCCCGCAGTTCGCCGCTGTGCGGCCAGAGGTCCCGCAGGTGGACGGGCTCGCCGTCGCGGCCGGTGCCGAGCGGCTCGTTCTCCAGGTCCGCGCGGACGGTGCCGGCCAGGGCCAGCGCGACCACCAGCGCCGGCGAGGCCAGGTAGCCGGCCCGCACCTGACTGTGCACCCGGGCCTCGAAGTTGCGGTTGCCGCTGAGCACGGCGGCC
Protein-coding regions in this window:
- a CDS encoding DUF6025 family protein, producing the protein MSTHILDRLGLRAAAGADALTAGTKTFVPVHLGNHDVPVGAVLDALDADPALLPPRTGHLGNWEDIAAGRSGPMDFNTAICGGGYGYPLIYGFTRTEADTEGGDEAYQPGSLIDQGKRHTLPLYTWDGRGFAPRDRSKPLFCPLVQAEVDGQLVPLVELHWQRMLALPGYRFKQWAAALTDNAPLVTDMLTLLIEQAAVQGRNQAFAELISQAVRLDGEVGRCDLRPDGAGYLLEGHRYPSARALAEAVMLTVGALVAPQEFFARLPELPPVLPVMSLQLTNVLFALLDMHHPQAPGAAPESPFITHLHWGARAMAGCPPRRGGYLSRRSTVRSLRAVTDPLVRHFERAAPVAFVLLPAQAFMLCPPSTSPRDAEVLAELLRAVRGAGPEAAYGATLAWLDGNRDRLSAYLRGRFRSGSGVPADGALREPAVMVEPEGFRELTFRQACAAVAAFEEVLG